The Clostridium sp. AWRP genome has a window encoding:
- a CDS encoding TVP38/TMEM64 family protein, translated as MKRLKRILKKYRSYIVLAIILFILIGIAYEYYNKYMYIFRDPNKIKNWIMSYGKYGIVVFLFVQFLQVVAFFIPGEIVQIAGGYIYGTLFGSIISILGITFGSIAAYSISRIYGKPLVNKIISDKDLKFFRKMLNLGSINFIVFLLYVIPGIPKDVLAYICGISNISFKHFIFYSTLGRLPGVIISAYFGSKIYTGNKIVLILIGVTMTLLFVIGVLKGEKIIAKITKNRTSESDKQL; from the coding sequence TTGAAAAGATTAAAAAGAATTTTAAAAAAATATAGATCTTATATAGTGTTAGCAATTATATTGTTTATATTAATTGGAATTGCATATGAATATTATAATAAATACATGTATATATTTAGAGATCCAAATAAAATAAAGAATTGGATTATGTCCTATGGCAAATATGGGATAGTAGTATTTTTGTTTGTTCAATTTTTGCAGGTAGTTGCTTTTTTTATACCTGGAGAGATTGTTCAAATTGCAGGAGGATATATATATGGAACATTGTTTGGAAGTATTATATCAATTTTAGGCATAACTTTTGGCAGCATAGCAGCTTATAGTATATCTAGAATTTATGGAAAGCCGCTTGTAAACAAAATAATATCTGACAAGGATTTAAAATTTTTTCGTAAAATGTTGAACTTAGGAAGTATAAACTTTATAGTATTTTTGTTATATGTAATTCCAGGAATACCTAAGGATGTTCTAGCTTATATATGTGGAATATCAAACATTAGCTTTAAACATTTTATATTTTATTCAACTTTAGGAAGGCTGCCTGGAGTAATTATTTCAGCATATTTTGGATCAAAAATATATACTGGAAATAAAATAGTTCTTATATTAATAGGAGTCACAATGACACTTTTATTTGTAATAGGCGTGCTAAAAGGAGAAAAAATAATAGCTAAGATAACGAAAAATAGAACTTCAGAAAGCGATAAACAACTTTAA
- the groL gene encoding chaperonin GroEL (60 kDa chaperone family; promotes refolding of misfolded polypeptides especially under stressful conditions; forms two stacked rings of heptamers to form a barrel-shaped 14mer; ends can be capped by GroES; misfolded proteins enter the barrel where they are refolded when GroES binds) — protein sequence MAKSILFGEDARKSMQEGVNKLANAVKVTLGPKGRNVVLDKKFGSPLITNDGVTIAKEIELEDPYENMGAQLVKEVATKTNDVAGDGTTTATLLAQAIIREGLKNVTAGANPMLIRQGIKMAVDKAVEEIKKVSTTVKGKEDIARIAAISASDEEIGKLIADAMEKVGNEGVITVEESKTMGTELDVVEGMQFDRGYLSPYMVTDSEKMEAAIEDPYILITDKKISNIQDILPLLEKIVQQGKKLLIIAEDVEGEALATLVVNKLRGTFTCVAVKAPGFGDRRKEMLQDIAILTGGHVISEELGRDLKEAELEDLGRAESVKIDKENTTIVNGRGDKKAIADRVSQIKVQIEETTSDFDKEKLQERLAKLAGGVAVVKVGAATETELKEKKLRIEDALAATKAGVEEGMGPGGGTAYINAIPEVEKLTSDIPDVKVGIDIIRKALEEPVRQIAANAGVEGSVIIEKVKNSAVGVGYDALKGEYVNMVEKGIVDPTKVTRSALQNAASVASSFLTTESAVADIPEKAPAGPAAGAPGMGGMEGMY from the coding sequence ATGGCAAAAAGTATTTTATTCGGTGAAGATGCAAGAAAATCAATGCAAGAAGGCGTAAATAAGTTAGCAAATGCAGTAAAAGTTACACTTGGACCTAAGGGAAGAAATGTAGTACTTGATAAGAAATTTGGTTCACCACTTATCACAAATGATGGTGTTACAATAGCAAAGGAAATAGAATTAGAAGATCCATATGAAAATATGGGAGCACAGCTTGTAAAAGAAGTTGCTACAAAGACAAATGATGTAGCAGGAGATGGAACAACTACAGCTACTTTGCTTGCGCAAGCAATAATAAGAGAAGGCTTAAAAAATGTTACAGCTGGAGCAAATCCAATGCTTATAAGACAAGGTATAAAGATGGCTGTAGACAAAGCCGTAGAAGAAATTAAGAAAGTTTCAACAACTGTAAAGGGAAAAGAAGATATAGCAAGAATTGCAGCTATATCAGCTTCTGATGAAGAAATAGGTAAATTAATAGCTGATGCAATGGAAAAGGTAGGCAACGAAGGTGTCATAACTGTTGAAGAATCAAAAACTATGGGAACTGAATTAGACGTAGTTGAAGGTATGCAGTTTGATAGAGGCTATTTAAGCCCATATATGGTTACTGATTCAGAAAAAATGGAAGCTGCAATAGAAGATCCATATATATTAATAACAGACAAGAAGATATCAAATATTCAAGACATATTACCATTACTTGAGAAAATAGTTCAACAAGGAAAGAAGTTACTTATAATAGCTGAAGACGTAGAAGGAGAAGCACTAGCAACTTTAGTTGTAAATAAGTTAAGAGGAACATTTACTTGTGTAGCAGTAAAAGCACCTGGATTTGGTGACAGAAGAAAAGAAATGCTTCAGGACATAGCAATACTTACTGGAGGACATGTAATATCAGAAGAATTAGGAAGAGACTTAAAAGAAGCTGAATTAGAGGATTTAGGAAGAGCTGAATCTGTAAAGATAGACAAAGAAAATACTACTATAGTAAACGGACGAGGAGATAAAAAAGCTATAGCAGATAGAGTATCCCAGATTAAGGTTCAAATAGAAGAAACTACTTCAGATTTTGATAAAGAAAAACTTCAAGAAAGACTTGCAAAACTTGCAGGTGGAGTAGCTGTAGTAAAAGTTGGAGCAGCAACTGAAACTGAATTAAAAGAGAAAAAATTAAGAATAGAAGATGCGCTTGCAGCTACAAAAGCAGGTGTTGAAGAAGGTATGGGACCAGGAGGCGGAACTGCTTATATAAATGCAATTCCAGAAGTTGAAAAATTAACTTCAGATATACCAGATGTAAAAGTTGGTATAGACATAATAAGAAAAGCATTAGAAGAACCAGTTAGACAGATAGCAGCAAATGCTGGTGTTGAAGGTTCTGTAATAATTGAAAAAGTTAAAAACAGTGCAGTTGGTGTTGGATATGATGCATTAAAAGGTGAATATGTAAATATGGTAGAAAAAGGTATTGTAGATCCAACTAAGGTTACAAGATCAGCACTTCAAAATGCAGCATCTGTAGCATCTTCATTCTTAACTACAGAATCAGCAGTTGCAGATATTCCAGAAAAGGCTCCTGCAGGTCCAGCAGCAGGTGCACCAGGAATGGGCGGAATGGAAGGAATGTATTAA
- a CDS encoding methyl-accepting chemotaxis protein, which yields MISINMLEQLKAILELQLDMIPGGVLYLIVEGDTFTWRKASKQFDLDMFKVGDKLNLNSIVGRAMRENRTLMEDVPRSLYGVRLKTIAEPLVDESGKVVGALSIVFPRLHLIAKSFNNFAPVLSEMFPEGVFIYLTDLYKVMYRQASKQFDMPTVTVGYKLLEGDIAKEVIDKKKQIAVELDSSKHGIPTLDACYPLFDEENSNEVVGTLGIVIPKKVASDLRDMSANLESGISGIASAIEQLSISATNIHSNEMDLNNGIKEVIDLSEEINTVSVFIKNIADETNMLGLNAAIESARAGESGKGFEVVAQQIRKLSKQSKDTVPQIKKLTDSIKQKVDETREKSQGSLSESQEQASATEEITASIQELSSMSAELNKIAHKL from the coding sequence ATGATTTCTATAAATATGCTGGAACAGTTAAAAGCTATATTAGAATTGCAATTAGACATGATACCTGGTGGAGTGTTATATTTAATTGTTGAAGGAGACACATTTACATGGAGAAAAGCATCAAAACAATTTGATTTGGATATGTTTAAGGTTGGTGATAAATTAAATTTAAACAGTATAGTAGGTAGGGCAATGAGAGAAAATAGAACATTAATGGAAGATGTTCCAAGATCCCTTTATGGGGTAAGATTAAAGACAATTGCAGAACCCTTAGTGGATGAAAGTGGAAAAGTTGTTGGGGCACTTTCAATTGTATTTCCAAGGCTTCACCTTATAGCAAAATCCTTTAATAATTTTGCACCTGTTTTATCCGAAATGTTTCCAGAAGGAGTTTTTATCTATTTGACTGATTTATACAAAGTAATGTATAGACAAGCCTCAAAACAGTTTGATATGCCTACTGTAACTGTAGGATATAAATTATTAGAAGGCGACATTGCAAAAGAAGTTATAGATAAGAAAAAGCAAATTGCAGTAGAACTTGACAGTTCAAAGCATGGCATTCCTACTTTGGATGCATGTTACCCATTGTTTGATGAAGAAAACTCAAATGAAGTTGTGGGTACATTAGGAATAGTGATTCCAAAAAAAGTTGCAAGTGATCTAAGAGATATGTCTGCTAATCTTGAAAGCGGTATTTCTGGAATTGCTTCTGCAATTGAACAGTTATCCATATCTGCAACAAACATACACTCAAATGAAATGGATCTTAATAATGGTATTAAGGAAGTAATAGATTTGTCTGAAGAAATTAATACAGTATCAGTATTTATAAAAAATATTGCTGACGAAACAAATATGCTTGGATTGAATGCTGCCATAGAGTCAGCTAGAGCAGGAGAAAGCGGAAAAGGATTTGAAGTTGTTGCACAGCAGATAAGAAAATTATCTAAACAGTCAAAAGATACAGTTCCACAAATTAAGAAATTAACGGACAGCATTAAACAGAAAGTTGATGAAACTCGAGAAAAAAGCCAGGGTTCTCTATCAGAAAGTCAAGAACAAGCGTCTGCTACAGAAGAGATTACGGCGAGTATACAAGAATTAAGTTCTATGTCAGCAGAATTAAATAAAATTGCACATAAATTGTAA
- a CDS encoding 4Fe-4S dicluster domain-containing protein: MKDFETPLKKLKYLVLKEVSSLTRENKLSERELKKIPYKIISGDKEEYRCCVYKERAVVYERALLASGFVPTYNTTLDLKKIVDREHIMYVLSAACDKCPIYKYRVTEACRGCIQHKCMEVCPAKAISKVDGRAHINQDICKECGMCKKVCPYNAIAEVMRPCKKSCPTGALEINSKNRMAMIEKEKCINCGACMAACPFGAISDRSYISEVTKALMGENNVYAVAAPAIIGQFGCKVTVGKLKDAFKKVGFENMMEAACGADAVTVNESNEFVERMKNGDKYMTNSCCPGFMGYIEKEFPGEVAKISSTVSPMIAAARAIKNQDKNAVVVFVGPCTAKKSEITIESIKEAVDYAMTFEEIAALFGAFDVDPENCEDVPIDDASVYGRGFAQGGGLTAAIENYIGEEKIDIKFEPVKVSGKDEIKKAMNSAKIGRLPGNFIEGMMCEGGCIGGPATMVSSMKARGQLIKFSKQSDKKSVLSNEKLKEFGDVNLER; this comes from the coding sequence ATGAAAGATTTTGAAACACCCTTAAAAAAACTAAAGTATTTGGTGCTAAAGGAGGTTTCTTCTTTAACAAGAGAAAACAAATTAAGTGAAAGAGAGTTGAAAAAAATACCCTATAAAATAATTTCTGGTGACAAGGAAGAATATAGATGTTGTGTGTATAAGGAAAGGGCGGTTGTATATGAAAGGGCTCTTTTGGCTTCAGGATTTGTTCCAACATATAATACTACATTGGATCTAAAGAAAATTGTAGATAGAGAACACATAATGTATGTGCTTTCAGCTGCCTGTGATAAATGTCCTATATATAAATATCGTGTGACAGAGGCTTGCAGGGGATGTATTCAGCATAAATGTATGGAAGTATGTCCGGCAAAAGCAATATCTAAGGTAGATGGAAGGGCTCATATAAATCAAGATATTTGCAAAGAGTGCGGCATGTGCAAAAAAGTATGTCCTTACAACGCCATTGCAGAAGTAATGAGGCCTTGTAAAAAGTCTTGCCCAACTGGAGCTTTGGAAATAAACTCAAAAAATAGGATGGCAATGATAGAAAAAGAAAAATGCATTAATTGTGGTGCATGCATGGCAGCATGTCCATTTGGAGCTATATCAGATAGAAGCTATATTTCTGAGGTAACTAAGGCACTTATGGGTGAGAATAATGTGTATGCAGTAGCAGCACCTGCTATAATAGGACAGTTTGGATGCAAAGTTACAGTAGGTAAGTTAAAAGATGCATTTAAAAAAGTAGGATTTGAAAATATGATGGAAGCAGCTTGTGGGGCTGATGCAGTAACTGTAAATGAAAGCAATGAATTTGTAGAGAGAATGAAAAATGGCGATAAGTATATGACAAATTCATGCTGTCCTGGATTCATGGGTTATATTGAAAAAGAATTCCCAGGTGAAGTAGCAAAAATATCAAGTACGGTTTCACCAATGATTGCAGCAGCAAGGGCAATTAAAAATCAGGATAAAAATGCTGTAGTAGTTTTTGTAGGACCTTGCACTGCAAAAAAGTCAGAGATAACTATAGAATCAATAAAAGAGGCAGTAGACTATGCTATGACTTTTGAAGAAATAGCAGCTTTGTTTGGTGCTTTTGATGTTGATCCAGAAAATTGTGAAGATGTGCCAATAGACGATGCATCTGTGTATGGAAGAGGATTTGCACAAGGTGGAGGCCTTACAGCAGCTATAGAAAATTATATAGGAGAAGAGAAAATAGATATTAAATTTGAGCCTGTAAAGGTAAGTGGAAAAGATGAGATAAAAAAAGCTATGAATTCAGCTAAAATTGGGAGACTCCCGGGTAATTTTATAGAGGGAATGATGTGTGAAGGTGGATGTATTGGTGGACCTGCTACTATGGTTTCTTCTATGAAAGCTAGAGGACAATTGATTAAATTTAGTAAACAATCTGATAAAAAATCTGTGCTTTCTAATGAAAAACTTAAAGAATTTGGAGATGTAAATCTAGAGAGATAA
- the guaB gene encoding IMP dehydrogenase: protein MAKILKKAYTFDDVLLVPNKSEVLPREVSLATNLTKTIKLNIPLMSAGMDTVTDSKMAIAMAREGGIGIIHKNMTIEEQAMEVDKVKRQENGVITDPFFLSPDNSINDALSLMSKYRISGVPITIEGKLVGIITNRDIVFETNYNKKISEVMTREKLITAPEDTTIEEAKEILKTSKIEKLPLVDKNNNLRGLITIKDIEKVKRFPNSAKDSRGRLLCGASVGVTKDMMERVDALVRVGVDVLNVDTAHGHSKGVLDAVKTIKEKYPDVQIIAGNIATAEAAKDLIESGADAIKVGIGPGSICTTRVVAGVGVPQLTAVMDCVEEANKCGIPVIADGGIKYSGDIVKALAAGAKVVMMGSMFAGCEEAPGETEIYKGRSYKVYRGMGSLSAMACGSKDRYFQEGNKKLVPEGVEGRVPYKGSVADTVFQLLGGIRSGMGYLGSPTLNDLYEKATFVVQSSAGLRESHPHDISMTKEAPNYSVRQ, encoded by the coding sequence TTGGCAAAAATTTTAAAAAAAGCATACACTTTCGATGATGTACTTTTAGTACCAAACAAATCAGAGGTTTTACCTAGAGAAGTTTCTTTAGCTACTAATCTAACTAAAACTATAAAGTTAAATATACCTCTTATGAGTGCAGGAATGGATACTGTTACAGACTCAAAAATGGCTATTGCTATGGCTAGAGAAGGTGGTATAGGTATAATACATAAAAATATGACCATAGAAGAACAGGCTATGGAAGTAGACAAGGTAAAAAGACAGGAAAATGGAGTAATAACAGATCCTTTCTTTCTTTCACCTGATAATAGCATAAATGATGCACTTAGCCTTATGAGCAAGTATAGAATATCTGGAGTGCCTATAACCATAGAAGGGAAATTGGTTGGTATAATTACTAACAGAGATATAGTTTTTGAAACAAACTATAATAAGAAAATTTCCGAGGTTATGACAAGAGAAAAACTTATAACAGCTCCAGAAGATACTACTATAGAAGAAGCTAAAGAAATATTAAAAACAAGTAAAATAGAAAAGTTACCTTTAGTAGACAAGAATAATAATTTAAGAGGACTTATAACCATAAAAGATATAGAAAAAGTAAAGAGATTTCCAAACAGTGCTAAGGATTCTAGAGGAAGGCTTTTATGTGGTGCTTCTGTAGGAGTTACAAAAGATATGATGGAAAGAGTAGATGCTCTTGTACGAGTAGGAGTTGACGTTTTAAATGTTGATACAGCTCACGGACATTCTAAGGGAGTTTTAGATGCAGTAAAAACTATAAAAGAAAAATATCCAGATGTACAAATTATTGCAGGAAATATTGCAACAGCGGAAGCTGCTAAAGATTTAATTGAATCTGGTGCAGATGCAATTAAAGTAGGTATTGGACCTGGATCTATATGTACTACTAGAGTAGTAGCAGGAGTAGGAGTCCCACAACTTACTGCAGTAATGGACTGCGTAGAGGAAGCTAATAAATGTGGTATACCAGTTATTGCAGATGGTGGAATAAAGTATTCAGGAGATATAGTAAAGGCATTAGCTGCTGGAGCAAAAGTAGTTATGATGGGATCAATGTTTGCAGGTTGCGAAGAAGCACCAGGTGAAACTGAAATATATAAAGGAAGAAGTTATAAAGTTTATAGAGGAATGGGCTCTCTAAGTGCAATGGCTTGTGGAAGTAAGGATAGATATTTTCAAGAAGGAAATAAAAAATTAGTTCCAGAAGGTGTAGAAGGAAGGGTTCCTTATAAAGGATCTGTAGCAGATACTGTATTCCAACTTTTAGGAGGAATACGATCAGGAATGGGATACTTAGGATCACCTACTTTAAATGATTTGTATGAAAAAGCTACTTTTGTAGTTCAATCTTCAGCAGGACTTAGAGAAAGTCATCCACACGATATTTCCATGACTAAAGAAGCTCCAAATTACAGTGTTAGACAGTAA
- the groES gene encoding co-chaperone GroES: MKIRPLGDRVVIKKLEAEETTKSGIVLPGSAKEKPQEAEVVAVGIGGTVDGKEVKMEVKVGDKVLFSKYAGNEVKIDAQEYTILKQDDILAIIE; the protein is encoded by the coding sequence ATGAAAATTAGACCACTTGGAGACAGAGTTGTAATTAAAAAATTGGAAGCTGAGGAAACTACAAAGAGCGGTATTGTTTTACCAGGAAGTGCTAAAGAGAAACCACAAGAAGCAGAAGTTGTGGCAGTAGGAATTGGTGGAACAGTAGACGGAAAAGAAGTTAAAATGGAAGTAAAAGTAGGAGATAAGGTGTTATTCTCCAAATATGCTGGAAATGAAGTAAAAATAGACGCACAAGAGTACACTATTTTAAAACAGGACGACATATTAGCTATAATTGAGTAG
- the guaA gene encoding glutamine-hydrolyzing GMP synthase — MEKEMVVVVDFGGQYNQLIARRVRENNVYCEILPYTCSIDKIKEKNPNGIIFTGGPNSVYGENAPRISEEIFKLGIPILGICYGHQLICNILGGKVKSAEVREYGKTKIELDADSDLFSNIDKNQISWMSHTDVVSEPPKGFKVIAKTNGCPVAAIENTDKKIYGVQFHPEVEHTPFGRKMLSNFLFKICNLKGDWSMSSFADEKIKLIREKVGNKKVICAMSGGVDSSVAAVLVHKAVGKQLTCIFVDHGLLRKDEGDQVEHVFKKQFDMNFIRVNARDRFLGKLEGVSDPEKKRKIIGEEFIRVFEEEARKLGDISFLVQGTIYPDVVESGLGTSATIKSHHNVGGLPEDMDFKLIEPLRELFKDEVRAVGEELGIPHKLVWRQPFPGPGLAIRVLGEITEEKLAITREADAIFREEIANAGLDERIWQYFACLPNIRSVGVMGDERTYCYTVALRAVVSSDAMTSDWARIPYDVLDKVSRRIVNEVKGVNRIVYDVTSKPPSTIEWE, encoded by the coding sequence ATGGAAAAAGAAATGGTCGTTGTAGTTGATTTTGGCGGACAATATAATCAACTCATAGCAAGAAGAGTTAGAGAAAATAATGTATACTGCGAAATACTTCCCTATACTTGCTCTATAGATAAGATAAAGGAAAAAAATCCTAATGGAATAATATTTACAGGTGGACCCAATAGCGTATATGGCGAAAATGCTCCTAGAATAAGTGAAGAGATATTTAAATTGGGAATACCTATTTTAGGTATATGCTATGGACATCAACTTATATGTAATATATTAGGTGGAAAAGTTAAAAGTGCAGAAGTAAGGGAATACGGAAAGACAAAGATAGAACTTGATGCAGATAGTGATTTATTTTCTAATATAGATAAAAATCAAATCTCATGGATGAGTCATACAGATGTTGTATCAGAACCTCCAAAAGGATTTAAAGTAATAGCAAAGACTAATGGATGTCCTGTTGCGGCAATAGAAAACACTGATAAAAAAATATATGGAGTCCAATTCCATCCTGAAGTTGAACATACACCTTTTGGAAGAAAAATGCTTTCTAACTTTTTATTTAAGATATGCAATTTAAAGGGAGATTGGTCTATGTCTTCTTTTGCAGATGAAAAGATAAAGTTAATAAGAGAAAAAGTAGGAAATAAGAAAGTAATATGTGCCATGTCCGGTGGAGTAGATTCTTCCGTGGCAGCAGTTCTTGTACATAAGGCTGTAGGAAAGCAGCTTACCTGTATATTTGTAGATCATGGCCTTTTGAGAAAAGACGAAGGGGATCAGGTAGAGCATGTATTTAAAAAGCAGTTTGACATGAACTTTATAAGAGTAAATGCTAGAGATAGATTTTTAGGAAAATTAGAAGGTGTATCAGATCCTGAAAAGAAGAGAAAGATAATAGGAGAAGAGTTTATAAGGGTATTTGAAGAAGAAGCTAGAAAATTAGGAGATATAAGCTTCCTAGTTCAAGGCACCATATACCCAGATGTAGTTGAGAGCGGTCTTGGGACTTCTGCAACTATAAAGAGCCATCATAATGTAGGTGGACTTCCAGAAGACATGGATTTTAAGCTTATAGAACCACTTAGAGAATTGTTTAAAGACGAAGTTAGAGCTGTGGGAGAAGAACTCGGAATACCCCATAAATTGGTTTGGAGACAGCCTTTTCCAGGCCCTGGACTTGCAATAAGAGTACTTGGAGAAATTACTGAAGAAAAGCTTGCAATAACAAGAGAGGCAGATGCTATATTTAGAGAAGAAATAGCAAATGCAGGCTTAGATGAAAGGATATGGCAGTATTTTGCTTGTCTTCCTAATATACGTTCTGTTGGAGTAATGGGTGATGAAAGAACATACTGCTACACAGTTGCATTGAGGGCTGTAGTATCTAGTGATGCTATGACTTCCGATTGGGCAAGAATACCATATGATGTTTTGGACAAAGTAAGTAGAAGGATAGTTAATGAAGTTAAAGGAGTAAACAGAATTGTATATGACGTAACTTCAAAACCACCTTCCACAATTGAATGGGAATAA
- a CDS encoding DNA glycosylase, whose amino-acid sequence MDFNYVEDFENGIIIKNVRNFELAHIFECGQCFRWHREENGNYIGVSFGKVIEVEKKGEDVILYNTSQQDFKEIWADYFDLYRDYNEIKNILNKDPVLKKAIEFGEGIRLLKQDPFELIVSFIISANNRIPMIQRAIKNISKKWGEPLEYKNKIYYSFPKIDKLKEATLEELASCGTGFRNKYIKDTVSKIYYNGTKTKENYDEKYDIDWIKDQEDEVCHKELQKFMGIGPKVSDCIMLFSMQKYSAFPVDVWVKRAMNYFYLAPDVSLKKIRDFGISKFGKLSGFAQQYLFYYARENNIKL is encoded by the coding sequence ATGGATTTCAATTATGTAGAGGATTTTGAAAATGGGATTATAATAAAAAATGTTCGAAATTTTGAATTAGCTCATATATTCGAATGTGGGCAGTGTTTTAGATGGCATAGAGAAGAAAATGGCAACTATATAGGCGTAAGTTTTGGAAAAGTAATAGAGGTAGAAAAAAAGGGAGAGGATGTGATTTTATATAATACATCGCAGCAGGATTTCAAGGAAATTTGGGCAGATTATTTTGATTTGTATAGGGACTACAATGAAATAAAAAATATACTTAATAAAGATCCTGTTTTAAAGAAAGCTATAGAATTTGGAGAAGGGATTAGATTATTAAAGCAGGATCCTTTTGAATTGATAGTTTCTTTTATAATATCTGCTAATAATAGAATCCCGATGATACAGAGGGCTATAAAAAATATAAGTAAAAAATGGGGAGAGCCTTTAGAATATAAAAACAAGATTTATTATAGTTTCCCTAAAATAGATAAATTAAAGGAAGCTACTTTAGAAGAACTTGCTTCTTGCGGAACTGGCTTTAGAAATAAATATATTAAAGACACTGTATCGAAGATTTATTATAATGGAACTAAAACTAAAGAAAATTACGATGAAAAATATGATATTGATTGGATTAAAGATCAAGAGGATGAGGTATGCCATAAAGAGTTGCAAAAATTTATGGGCATAGGTCCTAAGGTATCAGATTGTATTATGCTTTTCTCTATGCAGAAATACTCTGCATTTCCCGTAGATGTATGGGTTAAGAGGGCTATGAATTATTTTTATCTGGCACCAGATGTATCACTAAAAAAGATAAGGGATTTTGGAATAAGCAAGTTTGGTAAGTTGTCAGGATTTGCTCAGCAGTATCTATTTTATTATGCTAGAGAAAATAATATAAAGTTATAG